The following are from one region of the Strix aluco isolate bStrAlu1 chromosome 30, bStrAlu1.hap1, whole genome shotgun sequence genome:
- the LOC141916582 gene encoding feather keratin 3-like, with the protein MSCYDLCPPKTGVAVPQPIAESCNELCARQCPDSSAFIQPPPVVVTFPGPILSSFPQQAVVGSSGAPAFGGSLGLGGLYGAGATLGSGGLCTFGRPYASPACSPCALPRYSRKLWDTCGPC; encoded by the coding sequence atgtcttgctacgacctgtgcccaccaaaaacTGGCGTCGCCGTcccccagcccatcgctgagagctgcaacgagctgtgcgcccggcagtgccccgactcgtcggccttcatccagccaccccccgtcgtcgtcaccttccccggccccatcctcagctccttcccccagcaagccgtggtgggctcctccggagcacccgcctttgggggctccctggggctgggaggcCTCTATGGCGCCGGGGCCACGCTGGGctcagggggcctctgcacctttggcagaccctacgcttctcccgcctgcagcccttgcgccctgccccgctacagcaggaagctctgggacacCTGTGGGCCCTGCTAG